In Deltaproteobacteria bacterium, one DNA window encodes the following:
- a CDS encoding DMT family transporter — MKTWLLPTFIAMFCWGLWGFIPKITTRYVSPASALIYETIGVMVVGLSTLVFLRFRPDPDLRGMGLGIGTGILGMIGAFCYLVAVSRGKVSVISVMTAIYPVISVALAAMVLKEPVTLKEGLGMGFALLGIFLMAW; from the coding sequence ATGAAGACCTGGCTGCTGCCCACGTTCATCGCTATGTTCTGCTGGGGTTTATGGGGATTCATCCCAAAAATCACCACACGATACGTCAGCCCCGCGAGCGCCCTTATATATGAAACCATCGGTGTGATGGTGGTCGGTCTATCGACCCTGGTCTTTCTGCGTTTCCGGCCGGATCCGGATCTGAGAGGCATGGGTCTCGGAATCGGCACGGGCATCCTGGGGATGATCGGAGCCTTCTGCTATCTGGTTGCCGTTTCCAGGGGAAAGGTGTCCGTCATATCGGTGATGACCGCGATCTATCCGGTGATAAGCGTAGCGCTCGCGGCCATGGTGCTGAAAGAACCCGTAACGTTGAAAGAAGGCCTGGGGATGGGCTTCGCCCTTCTAGGGATTTTTTTGATGGCGTGGTAA
- a CDS encoding MarR family transcriptional regulator — protein MQTNSPPPKYFIGTLTTRASRKLTAYYNRVLAPLGLTYQQAMALGIIRREEAISLGVFAERYGVGKAAAVTMIERLEAMGLVTREPHPTDGRLNAIRLTVRARTLLPEILEEVNKLEKTVESALGIADLETLVRGLKVICNTDL, from the coding sequence ATGCAAACAAACTCCCCTCCCCCAAAGTATTTCATAGGCACGCTGACCACCCGGGCGTCCCGAAAACTCACCGCGTACTACAACCGGGTCCTGGCGCCTCTGGGTCTGACGTATCAGCAGGCCATGGCCCTCGGCATCATCCGGCGGGAAGAAGCCATCAGCCTGGGAGTATTTGCGGAACGATACGGGGTGGGAAAAGCCGCCGCCGTCACCATGATCGAACGACTGGAAGCCATGGGACTCGTCACGAGAGAGCCGCACCCCACGGACGGCCGGTTGAACGCCATCCGGCTCACGGTCCGGGCTCGAACCCTCCTTCCGGAAATCCTGGAGGAGGTCAACAAATTGGAAAAAACCGTTGAATCTGCGCTGGGGATCGCCGATCTGGAAACCCTCGTGCGCGGGCTCAAAGTGATCTGTAACACGGATCTGTGA
- a CDS encoding acetate--CoA ligase family protein encodes MEPKEIIQAALNRGQTALSEYDSKRLLDAFGIPITREALAATEEEAAAFARKLGYPVVMKGCSPRLMHKSDQGWIELNVDSEDQVRRTFQRFVRKAEAPLDGVLIQEKILGPRELVIGMNRDPQFGVCVMLGLGGVMTEVFKDTVFRVAPFDLPEARDMTEELRSKDLLGPFRGQAPADIEALCRALTAVGTLGMELEAITELDANPVIIDPQGRIVAVDALVVLEG; translated from the coding sequence ATGGAACCGAAGGAAATCATTCAAGCCGCTCTGAACCGAGGGCAAACAGCACTCTCCGAGTACGATTCCAAGAGACTCCTCGATGCTTTCGGAATCCCCATTACCAGGGAGGCGCTGGCTGCAACCGAGGAAGAGGCTGCGGCTTTTGCGAGGAAACTGGGTTATCCGGTCGTCATGAAGGGCTGTTCGCCCAGATTGATGCACAAAAGCGACCAGGGATGGATCGAACTGAACGTGGACAGTGAAGATCAGGTACGGCGCACTTTTCAGCGTTTCGTCCGCAAGGCGGAAGCGCCTCTGGACGGAGTACTCATACAGGAAAAGATCCTCGGCCCGCGCGAACTGGTCATCGGAATGAATCGCGATCCGCAATTCGGCGTATGCGTGATGCTGGGTTTGGGCGGGGTAATGACCGAGGTTTTCAAAGACACGGTGTTTCGAGTGGCGCCTTTCGATCTGCCGGAGGCGCGGGACATGACGGAAGAGTTGCGATCCAAGGATCTGTTGGGACCGTTCCGCGGGCAGGCGCCGGCGGATATCGAGGCCCTGTGCCGGGCCCTGACTGCCGTGGGAACACTCGGAATGGAATTGGAAGCGATTACCGAACTGGACGCGAATCCGGTCATTATCGATCCGCAAGGACGAATCGTCGCTGTGGACGCACTCGTGGTCCTGGAGGGATAA